One genomic window of Mailhella massiliensis includes the following:
- a CDS encoding aspartate/glutamate racemase family protein: MIQRVAHHEMIPLPIGIVGGLGPYAGYDLLRKIFRWTEASTDQEHLPIMLHSFPGWIPERPAYLLGQKKENPGEDIGDIMVQLARNGARVIGMPCNTAHSPRILDVALERLRETGLDVTFVSIIESAVKHVSSMCPNGGRIGLMGTVATLQTRLYQDALEKAGLEPVLPDDEDCALVQRAISDPEFGVKAFSDPVSPKARQILLDTARRLVEKKQVSAILLGCTEIPVAVTESVLWDTPVVDATSVLARELIRASCPERLKNNMN; the protein is encoded by the coding sequence GTGATTCAGCGTGTTGCTCATCATGAAATGATACCATTACCTATAGGCATCGTCGGCGGTCTCGGTCCGTATGCCGGGTATGACCTCCTCAGAAAAATATTCCGCTGGACGGAAGCGAGTACTGATCAGGAACATCTGCCGATTATGCTCCATTCCTTCCCTGGATGGATCCCGGAACGTCCCGCCTATCTGTTGGGGCAGAAGAAGGAAAATCCCGGGGAGGACATAGGTGACATCATGGTTCAGCTCGCCAGAAACGGTGCCCGTGTCATAGGTATGCCCTGCAACACGGCGCACAGCCCTCGTATTCTCGATGTGGCGCTGGAGCGCCTGCGGGAAACCGGACTTGATGTGACCTTTGTGTCCATCATCGAAAGCGCGGTGAAGCATGTGAGCTCGATGTGCCCCAACGGAGGCCGCATAGGCCTTATGGGTACCGTGGCCACGCTGCAGACCCGCCTGTATCAGGATGCTTTGGAAAAGGCCGGACTTGAGCCCGTGCTCCCCGATGACGAAGACTGCGCTCTTGTGCAACGTGCCATCAGCGATCCCGAATTCGGCGTCAAGGCTTTTTCCGACCCTGTTTCCCCGAAGGCACGCCAGATTCTTCTCGATACGGCCCGGCGTCTCGTGGAAAAGAAACAGGTCTCCGCCATACTCCTGGGCTGCACGGAAATTCCCGTAGCGGTCACGGAGTCCGTACTGTGGGACACTCCCGTCGTAGACGCCACCAGCGTTCTCGCCCGGGAACTGATCCGGGCCAGTTGCCCGGAAAGACTAAAAAACAACATGAACTAA
- a CDS encoding D-cysteine desulfhydrase, translating to MNLAKFPRRGYVKEATPIEYLANFSKALGGKVNIYMKRDDLLPGCAGGNKTRKLDFSIADALAQGADTIITCGAVQSNHCRLTLAWAVHEGLDCHLVLEERVPGSYNPEASGNNFLYHLLGVKSITVVPGGSPMMEEMEKVAEKLRAEGRKPYIVPGGASNKIGALGYVSCAQEIMQQMFEMGLNFDHVIVPSGSAGTHAGMIAGFYGNNMDIPMSGIDVSRPGDVQQGIVHKLAQETLDYIGAGVQLPKEKVVCYGDYYQPGYSRPNPGMVEAVKLVAQTEAILLDPVYSGKAMAGLIDLVRKGHFAEGSNVLFLHTGGSPALYAYLPTFMN from the coding sequence ATGAATCTCGCCAAATTCCCCCGTCGCGGATATGTCAAGGAAGCCACTCCTATTGAATACCTTGCCAACTTCTCCAAGGCTCTTGGCGGCAAGGTGAATATCTACATGAAGCGTGATGATCTGCTTCCCGGCTGCGCCGGCGGCAACAAGACCCGTAAGCTGGACTTCTCCATTGCCGACGCTCTGGCTCAGGGCGCTGACACCATCATCACCTGTGGCGCCGTGCAGTCCAACCACTGCCGTCTGACCCTCGCCTGGGCCGTGCATGAAGGGCTCGACTGTCATCTGGTGCTCGAAGAGCGCGTGCCCGGCAGCTACAACCCCGAAGCTTCCGGCAACAACTTCCTTTATCATCTGCTCGGCGTGAAGAGCATCACCGTTGTTCCCGGCGGATCTCCTATGATGGAGGAAATGGAAAAGGTGGCCGAAAAGCTCCGCGCTGAAGGCAGGAAGCCCTACATCGTGCCCGGCGGCGCCTCCAACAAGATCGGCGCCCTCGGCTATGTTTCCTGCGCTCAGGAAATCATGCAGCAGATGTTCGAAATGGGCCTGAACTTCGACCATGTCATCGTGCCCAGCGGCAGTGCCGGTACCCATGCGGGCATGATTGCCGGATTCTACGGCAACAACATGGATATCCCCATGTCCGGCATCGACGTGAGCCGCCCCGGCGACGTGCAGCAGGGCATCGTGCATAAGCTCGCTCAGGAAACTCTCGACTACATCGGTGCCGGCGTGCAGCTTCCGAAGGAAAAAGTTGTCTGCTACGGCGACTACTATCAGCCCGGTTATTCCAGACCCAACCCCGGCATGGTCGAAGCCGTGAAGCTGGTTGCCCAGACGGAAGCCATCCTGCTTGACCCCGTGTACAGCGGCAAGGCCATGGCCGGTCTCATTGACCTCGTGCGCAAGGGGCACTTCGCCGAAGGTTCCAACGTGCTGTTCCTGCACACCGGCGGATCTCCGGCTCTGTATGCCTATCTGCCTACTTTCATGAACTAG
- a CDS encoding GntR family transcriptional regulator, with protein MNKIRETYSIKIAEYIRNLVRAGELRPGDPVIEKAICDELKVSRSPVREALLILGQQGIICYEPQKHKHIKTMSPKEIYDSYIIAGVLEGVGVAQSIHLWTEKEEKKFNNAVDRFNKEVDYDSHINTFAEIDENFHLTLLSACDNEKLVEIARTSCSSLAKFLYYPLWQKLFSPKEFYNRHMIVAEAVRSKDPGSIEKTLRLHYEEVGKRLSEKVKETMC; from the coding sequence ATGAACAAAATCAGAGAAACTTACAGCATCAAAATTGCAGAGTATATTCGCAACCTTGTCCGCGCAGGGGAATTACGCCCAGGGGATCCTGTGATAGAAAAAGCCATTTGCGATGAATTAAAAGTAAGCAGATCCCCGGTTCGCGAAGCCTTGTTGATTCTAGGTCAACAGGGAATTATCTGCTATGAGCCACAAAAGCATAAACATATCAAAACAATGAGCCCAAAAGAAATATATGACAGTTATATTATAGCTGGAGTTCTCGAAGGTGTTGGTGTGGCACAGTCTATACACCTATGGACTGAAAAAGAAGAAAAAAAATTTAATAATGCTGTAGATAGATTCAATAAAGAAGTTGACTACGACTCACATATCAACACATTTGCGGAAATAGACGAAAACTTCCACCTCACATTGCTCTCTGCTTGTGATAACGAAAAACTTGTCGAAATCGCGCGTACTTCATGCTCTTCTCTTGCTAAATTTTTATACTATCCTTTGTGGCAAAAGTTGTTTTCTCCTAAGGAGTTTTACAATAGGCACATGATTGTTGCCGAAGCAGTGCGCTCAAAGGATCCAGGATCGATTGAAAAAACTCTTCGTCTTCACTACGAGGAAGTAGGAAAGCGTCTATCGGAAAAAGTGAAAGAGACCATGTGCTAA
- a CDS encoding IS5/IS1182 family transposase: MKELFYLSHEQIARIKRYFPRSHGIPRVDDRRVVSGIIYVIKHGLQWKDAPREYGPYKTLYNRFIRWSRLGVFNRIFAELVEQNGSTTRLMIDATHLKAHRTAASLLKKGAFPDVSDAQKAA; the protein is encoded by the coding sequence ATGAAGGAACTTTTTTATCTTTCTCATGAACAGATTGCTCGTATCAAACGCTACTTTCCTCGTTCCCATGGCATTCCGAGAGTCGATGACAGGCGTGTCGTCAGCGGCATTATCTATGTCATCAAGCACGGCCTGCAATGGAAAGATGCTCCGCGCGAGTATGGACCATACAAAACTCTCTACAATCGTTTTATCCGCTGGAGCCGATTGGGGGTCTTTAACAGGATTTTTGCGGAGCTTGTTGAGCAAAACGGCTCCACAACACGCTTGATGATTGATGCCACACATCTCAAGGCACACAGGACAGCAGCAAGTTTGCTGAAAAAAGGGGCCTTTCCCGATGTATCGGACGCACAAAAGGCGGCCTGA
- a CDS encoding TerC family protein: MFGHSLIEVGVFSVLVIACMWLDLRSHNDDKPVTARNAAIWTTVWITLAFAFAGYIGWNEGPAQMQLFIAGYLLEESLSVDNLFVMMAIFTSFGIKDAYQHRVLFYGILGAVVMRLLFVAAGSSLIKLFGPYALAGFGVFVLWTAWKMFQSLGKKNDEDIDYSQHWAVRWTQKFIPVYTHLHGHDFFVRTDENGTPVEAPKKHAEGGAVKLAEKPVGKVIWRATPLFLCLVVIEISDIMFAFDSVPAVLAITPDPFIVYTSNIFAILGLRSMFFLLAAAKRYLRHLEKSVIAILAFIGIKMLLDVTGVIHLPAMISLSVVVGFLALGILASFLPEKKA, encoded by the coding sequence ATGTTCGGACACTCTCTCATTGAAGTGGGCGTCTTTTCCGTACTGGTCATCGCCTGCATGTGGCTTGACCTTCGTTCCCACAACGACGACAAACCCGTCACCGCCCGCAACGCCGCCATCTGGACCACGGTGTGGATCACCCTCGCCTTCGCCTTCGCCGGCTACATCGGCTGGAACGAAGGCCCCGCGCAGATGCAGCTGTTCATCGCCGGCTATCTGCTTGAGGAATCCCTCTCCGTGGACAACCTCTTCGTGATGATGGCCATCTTCACTTCCTTCGGCATCAAGGATGCCTATCAGCACCGCGTGCTGTTCTACGGCATTCTGGGCGCCGTGGTCATGCGTCTTCTCTTCGTGGCCGCGGGCAGCTCCCTCATCAAGCTCTTCGGCCCCTATGCCCTTGCGGGCTTCGGCGTATTCGTGCTCTGGACGGCCTGGAAGATGTTCCAGTCCCTCGGCAAGAAGAACGACGAAGACATCGACTACTCCCAGCACTGGGCCGTGCGCTGGACCCAGAAGTTCATCCCCGTGTACACGCACCTGCACGGCCACGACTTCTTCGTGCGCACCGATGAAAACGGCACTCCCGTGGAAGCTCCCAAAAAGCATGCGGAAGGCGGCGCCGTCAAGCTGGCCGAAAAGCCCGTGGGCAAGGTGATCTGGAGAGCCACGCCTCTGTTCCTCTGCCTCGTGGTGATCGAAATTTCCGACATCATGTTCGCCTTCGACTCCGTGCCCGCCGTGCTGGCCATCACGCCCGACCCCTTCATCGTGTACACCAGCAACATCTTCGCCATTCTCGGCCTCCGTTCCATGTTCTTCCTGCTGGCCGCCGCCAAGCGCTACCTGCGCCATCTGGAAAAGTCCGTCATCGCCATCCTCGCCTTCATCGGCATCAAGATGCTGCTCGACGTGACCGGCGTCATCCACCTGCCCGCCATGATCTCCCTGAGCGTGGTGGTCGGCTTCCTTGCCCTCGGCATTCTGGCTTCCTTCCTGCCGGAAAAGAAGGCGTAA
- a CDS encoding carbonic anhydrase, with protein sequence MSFHVVRTHRAGRQHPLVLRLSSGFRRFQHRWYHPEEPLFQVLRNGQNPLALVIACCDSRVDPVLLTDCRPGDLFVVRNVANLVPPYAPDGGRHGVSAALEYAVKHLQVQDIIIMGHACCGGIQALVSGTGEHGGDEFIGPWVDVARRALEKADEAEPGACAADRARACELWSVRLSLENLLSFPWVKNAVEEGRLFLHGWYFDLQSGELLEYDAARKDFHPLVGRPHLHAGQGAVPAGKHA encoded by the coding sequence ATGTCCTTTCATGTCGTTCGTACGCACAGGGCGGGCCGTCAGCATCCGCTGGTGCTCCGTCTTTCTTCCGGGTTCCGTCGTTTCCAGCATCGCTGGTATCACCCTGAGGAACCCCTTTTTCAGGTTCTCAGAAACGGGCAGAATCCGCTCGCGCTCGTCATCGCCTGCTGCGATTCCCGCGTGGACCCCGTTCTTCTTACCGACTGCCGCCCCGGCGATCTTTTCGTGGTCCGCAATGTGGCCAACCTTGTTCCCCCCTACGCGCCGGACGGCGGAAGGCACGGCGTGAGCGCCGCCCTGGAATATGCCGTCAAGCATCTTCAGGTGCAGGATATCATCATCATGGGGCACGCCTGCTGCGGCGGCATACAGGCTCTGGTTTCGGGAACCGGGGAGCATGGAGGGGACGAGTTCATCGGTCCGTGGGTGGATGTGGCGCGGCGTGCGCTGGAAAAGGCGGATGAGGCCGAACCCGGGGCCTGTGCGGCCGACAGGGCCAGAGCCTGCGAACTGTGGAGCGTGCGCCTGTCTCTGGAAAATCTTCTTTCCTTCCCCTGGGTGAAGAACGCGGTGGAGGAGGGGAGGCTTTTCCTGCACGGCTGGTATTTCGATCTTCAGAGCGGGGAGCTTCTGGAATACGATGCGGCAAGGAAGGATTTTCATCCTCTTGTAGGCAGACCCCACCTGCACGCCGGGCAGGGCGCGGTTCCCGCAGGAAAGCACGCCTGA
- a CDS encoding sulfide/dihydroorotate dehydrogenase-like FAD/NAD-binding protein, producing the protein MPTKILHKEKLIPGRTSKLVLDAPQIAATARPGHFVILRVDGNGERFPLTIADTDKEHGTITIVYLVLGRSTQMLEELEEGQEILDVCGPLGRATRIEKFPAPKKVICVGGGTGVAAMHHIAKGHHEAGNYVIACIGARNRDLLLFQKELSLFCDEVLVSTDDGSEGRKGIVTDLVRSRLDSEGGNIAEVVAVGPVPMMQAVAELTRGYNVPTTVSLNSLMVDGLGMCGACRVTVGGEMKFTCVDGPEFDGHKVDFAELRSRLGSFRTQEAQAREHHRCNCFERKEA; encoded by the coding sequence ATGCCCACGAAAATTCTGCACAAGGAAAAACTGATTCCCGGCCGTACCAGCAAGCTGGTGCTGGACGCCCCGCAGATTGCCGCCACGGCCCGTCCCGGCCATTTCGTCATACTGCGTGTGGACGGGAACGGCGAGCGCTTCCCGCTCACCATTGCCGATACCGACAAGGAACACGGCACCATCACCATCGTGTATCTGGTGCTGGGCCGTTCCACTCAGATGCTGGAGGAGCTGGAAGAAGGGCAGGAAATACTCGACGTGTGCGGTCCCCTGGGACGTGCCACGCGGATTGAGAAGTTCCCCGCGCCGAAGAAGGTCATCTGCGTGGGCGGCGGCACCGGCGTGGCTGCCATGCATCACATCGCCAAGGGGCACCATGAGGCGGGCAACTACGTCATCGCCTGCATCGGCGCGCGCAACAGGGATCTGCTTCTTTTCCAGAAGGAACTTTCCCTGTTCTGCGACGAGGTGCTCGTTTCCACGGACGACGGTTCCGAAGGCCGGAAGGGCATCGTGACCGACCTTGTGCGCAGCCGCCTGGACAGCGAAGGCGGCAATATTGCCGAAGTGGTGGCCGTGGGGCCCGTGCCCATGATGCAGGCCGTGGCCGAGCTTACGCGCGGGTACAACGTGCCCACCACCGTGAGCCTCAACTCCCTGATGGTGGACGGCCTCGGCATGTGCGGCGCCTGCCGCGTGACCGTGGGCGGAGAGATGAAGTTCACCTGTGTGGACGGCCCGGAATTCGACGGCCACAAGGTGGACTTTGCGGAACTGCGCAGCCGTCTCGGCTCCTTCCGTACCCAGGAGGCCCAGGCCCGCGAACATCACCGCTGCAACTGTTTTGAAAGGAAGGAGGCCTAG
- the gltA gene encoding NADPH-dependent glutamate synthase, translating to MSQEVTRGAKIPRHEMPCQAPEERIRNFGEVALGYTAEMAHAEATRCLQCKKPLCRTGCPVDIAIPDFIAEVVKGDIDEASRIIHASSSLPAVCGRVCPQEKQCEGRCILGKKGQPVAIGRLERYVADHATAEKAPEIRKVGRRVACIGSGPSSVTCAGYLARLGVDVTMFEGLHEAGGVLIYGIPAFRLPKDVVAHELDALRAMDVDIRLNHVGGRTVTVDGLLKEGYDAVFIGVGAGLPYFLGVPGENCIGVFSANEYLTRVNLGRAHSFPEYDTPVAPGKHVTVFGAGNVAMDAARTALRLGAESVHIVYRRTRAEMPARGEEIEHALEEGVKLLELSAPVRFLYDEENHLTGVELQRMELGEPDASGRRRPRPVEGQNFVMETDLAIVALGTRSNPLMLDCTPGLKLTERNYIAVDENGETSIPNVYAGGDIVTGAATVILAMGAGRRAAQSIARRMGLE from the coding sequence ATGAGTCAGGAAGTTACCCGTGGGGCGAAGATTCCCCGTCATGAAATGCCCTGCCAGGCTCCCGAGGAACGTATCAGAAACTTCGGTGAAGTGGCTCTGGGCTACACTGCGGAAATGGCCCATGCGGAAGCGACCCGCTGCCTCCAGTGCAAGAAGCCTCTGTGCCGTACCGGCTGCCCCGTGGACATCGCCATTCCCGATTTCATCGCCGAAGTGGTGAAAGGCGATATCGACGAAGCGAGCCGCATCATTCATGCTTCCAGCAGCCTGCCCGCCGTGTGCGGCCGCGTGTGCCCGCAGGAAAAGCAGTGCGAAGGCCGCTGCATTCTCGGTAAGAAGGGGCAGCCCGTGGCCATCGGCCGCCTGGAACGCTATGTGGCCGACCATGCGACCGCCGAAAAGGCCCCGGAAATCAGGAAGGTGGGCCGCCGCGTGGCCTGCATCGGTTCCGGTCCTTCTTCCGTGACGTGCGCGGGGTATCTTGCCCGCCTCGGTGTGGACGTGACCATGTTCGAAGGCCTGCACGAAGCAGGCGGCGTGCTCATCTACGGCATTCCCGCCTTCCGCCTGCCCAAGGATGTGGTGGCCCATGAACTGGACGCCCTGCGCGCCATGGACGTGGATATCCGTCTGAACCATGTGGGCGGCCGTACCGTCACCGTGGACGGACTTCTCAAGGAAGGCTACGACGCCGTGTTCATCGGCGTGGGCGCGGGCCTGCCGTATTTTCTGGGCGTGCCCGGCGAGAACTGCATCGGCGTGTTCTCGGCCAACGAATACCTCACCCGCGTCAATCTCGGCCGCGCGCATTCCTTCCCCGAATATGACACGCCCGTGGCTCCGGGCAAACACGTCACCGTGTTCGGCGCAGGCAACGTGGCCATGGACGCCGCGCGCACGGCGCTGCGTCTCGGCGCGGAGAGCGTGCATATCGTCTACCGCCGTACCCGTGCGGAAATGCCCGCCCGCGGCGAGGAAATCGAACATGCTCTGGAAGAAGGCGTGAAGCTGCTGGAACTTTCCGCGCCCGTACGCTTTTTGTACGACGAGGAAAATCACCTCACCGGCGTGGAACTGCAGCGCATGGAACTCGGCGAACCCGACGCTTCGGGCCGCCGCCGTCCCCGTCCCGTGGAAGGGCAGAACTTCGTCATGGAGACGGACCTTGCCATCGTGGCCCTGGGCACGCGCTCCAATCCCCTCATGCTGGACTGCACGCCCGGCCTGAAGCTGACCGAAAGAAACTACATCGCCGTGGATGAGAACGGCGAAACCTCCATTCCCAACGTCTACGCCGGCGGCGACATCGTGACCGGCGCGGCCACCGTCATTCTGGCCATGGGCGCGGGCCGCCGCGCGGCTCAGAGCATCGCCCGCAGGATGGGTCTGGAATAG
- a CDS encoding basic amino acid ABC transporter substrate-binding protein, whose amino-acid sequence MLRHLLCAALLLPTLLCSSASAAEKIVVATNPEWPPMEFLDDEKRIVGYDVDMMNAVAAEVGLEAEFRMTAWDGIFAGVAAGNYDVIASAVTITPERQKAFAFTVPYYDVRQIVVLRKGDSAENFEALKGRVVGGQIGTTGIFVAQKSGVDMTIREYDNVGLAMQDLLNSRIDAVICDSPVALYYANQKEGFADQLSIAFRTEATESFGFVVQKNRKDLVERLNKGIEAVRAKGIEAEIIRKWMGD is encoded by the coding sequence ATGCTTCGTCATCTTCTGTGCGCCGCGCTGCTGCTGCCCACGCTTCTGTGTTCTTCCGCCTCCGCTGCGGAAAAGATTGTTGTCGCCACCAATCCCGAATGGCCGCCGATGGAATTTCTCGACGATGAAAAGCGCATCGTCGGTTACGACGTCGACATGATGAACGCCGTCGCCGCCGAAGTCGGTCTGGAAGCGGAATTCCGCATGACCGCCTGGGACGGCATCTTCGCCGGCGTCGCCGCGGGCAACTACGACGTGATCGCCTCCGCCGTGACCATCACCCCGGAACGTCAGAAGGCTTTTGCCTTTACCGTGCCTTATTATGACGTGCGCCAGATCGTGGTGCTGCGCAAGGGCGACAGCGCCGAGAACTTCGAAGCTCTCAAGGGCCGCGTCGTCGGCGGACAGATCGGCACCACCGGTATTTTCGTGGCGCAGAAGAGCGGCGTGGACATGACCATCCGCGAATACGACAACGTGGGTCTCGCCATGCAGGATCTGCTGAACTCCCGCATCGACGCCGTTATCTGCGACTCTCCCGTGGCTCTTTACTACGCCAATCAGAAGGAAGGTTTCGCCGACCAGCTTTCCATCGCCTTCCGTACCGAAGCCACGGAATCCTTCGGCTTCGTGGTGCAGAAGAACCGCAAGGACCTTGTGGAGCGCCTGAACAAGGGCATCGAAGCCGTGCGCGCCAAGGGAATAGAGGCCGAAATCATCCGCAAGTGGATGGGCGACTAG
- a CDS encoding amino acid ABC transporter permease, producing MRDNEENSLPAGVAPEGKIEVPAGGLVLPDTERGSLVNAWSLSLVGALAVLTFLCTVWPDPYLEILCFVPEGLVVTFEVTIFSIICAIPLGLITGLGRLSRNRVINLIASTYVEVIRGIPLLVQIFYIYYALAKFLQVSGLTSAVIAISFCYGAYMGEVFRAGIMAIPKGQTEAARSLGFNKVQTMVFVVLPQALRTIVPPVGNECIAMLKDTSLVSVMAMPDLMQFGRSFAAKSYLYFETYTIIALIYLIITLLLSKAVSILESRLNYYDKRK from the coding sequence ATGCGTGATAATGAGGAAAATTCCCTTCCTGCCGGAGTTGCGCCGGAGGGGAAGATAGAGGTTCCTGCCGGAGGCCTCGTGCTGCCCGATACGGAAAGGGGGAGTCTGGTCAACGCCTGGTCCCTTTCTCTGGTGGGCGCTCTGGCCGTGCTCACGTTCCTGTGCACCGTCTGGCCCGATCCTTACTTGGAAATTCTCTGTTTTGTTCCGGAAGGCCTTGTCGTCACGTTCGAGGTGACGATTTTCTCCATCATCTGCGCCATTCCTCTGGGGCTCATCACGGGCCTCGGAAGGCTTTCGCGCAACAGGGTGATCAACCTTATCGCGTCCACCTATGTGGAAGTGATACGCGGCATTCCCCTGCTGGTGCAGATTTTCTACATCTACTATGCGCTGGCGAAGTTCCTGCAGGTCAGCGGGCTGACTTCCGCCGTCATCGCCATCAGCTTCTGTTACGGGGCGTACATGGGCGAGGTGTTCAGGGCCGGTATCATGGCCATTCCCAAGGGGCAGACGGAAGCCGCGCGTTCTCTGGGCTTCAACAAGGTGCAGACCATGGTGTTCGTGGTGCTTCCCCAGGCTTTGCGTACCATCGTGCCGCCTGTGGGCAACGAATGCATCGCCATGCTGAAGGATACCTCTCTCGTGTCCGTCATGGCCATGCCCGATCTCATGCAGTTCGGCCGCAGCTTTGCCGCGAAAAGCTACCTGTATTTTGAGACCTACACCATCATCGCTCTGATTTATCTCATCATTACGCTGCTGCTGTCCAAGGCTGTCAGCATTCTGGAATCCAGGCTGAACTACTATGACAAACGCAAATAA
- a CDS encoding amino acid ABC transporter ATP-binding protein translates to MTNANNAEPVIRIEHVWKFFGELPALQDVSLHVYQGQRVVIIGPSGSGKSTLLRSINRLEEINSGLISVDGIDVNDPKNDINKIRQNLGMVFQQFNLFPHKTVLQNLTMAPCKLRGMPRKEAEDRALVLLEKVGISDKAHVYPAMLSGGQQQRVAIARALAMQPELMLFDEPTSALDPEMVGEVLDVMVNLARDGMTMICVTHEMGFARTVADVVVFMDKGQILEQGSPEEIFEHPKHPRLQQFLKQVL, encoded by the coding sequence ATGACAAACGCAAATAACGCCGAACCCGTCATCCGCATCGAGCATGTGTGGAAATTCTTCGGAGAGCTGCCCGCCCTGCAGGATGTTTCCCTGCATGTGTATCAGGGGCAGCGCGTGGTCATCATAGGCCCGTCCGGGTCCGGCAAGTCCACGCTGCTGCGTTCCATCAACAGGCTTGAGGAAATCAACAGCGGGCTTATTTCCGTGGACGGCATTGATGTGAACGATCCGAAGAACGACATCAACAAGATCCGTCAGAATCTGGGCATGGTCTTCCAGCAGTTCAATCTGTTCCCGCACAAGACCGTGCTGCAGAACCTTACCATGGCCCCGTGCAAACTGCGCGGTATGCCCCGCAAGGAGGCCGAGGACAGAGCGCTGGTGCTGCTGGAGAAGGTGGGCATCAGCGACAAGGCGCACGTCTACCCCGCCATGCTTTCCGGCGGTCAGCAGCAGCGCGTGGCCATTGCCCGCGCGCTGGCCATGCAGCCGGAACTCATGCTGTTCGACGAACCTACCTCCGCGCTGGACCCGGAAATGGTGGGCGAAGTGCTGGATGTCATGGTGAACCTTGCCCGCGACGGCATGACCATGATCTGCGTGACCCATGAAATGGGCTTTGCCCGTACCGTGGCCGACGTGGTGGTGTTCATGGACAAGGGACAGATTCTGGAACAGGGGAGCCCGGAAGAGATTTTCGAGCATCCCAAGCATCCCCGGCTTCAGCAGTTCCTGAAACAGGTACTGTAA